In the genome of Falsirhodobacter halotolerans, one region contains:
- a CDS encoding DUF484 family protein, with the protein MSPDLQNAAPSAREWRDRILSQPELVLEDADVMRALLKAGDTQRGSNVVDLRGLAMDRLETELDALQDTHRHVIAAAYENVAGTAQIHRAILQLLDPPSFPALLMTLEHDLRNTLRVDTVRLVLETVEDEPDPALDKFDGVLCTVPGGFIADYAGREGPVVLRPAAGGVETIYGDRTKWIGSEALLRLDLGPGRLPGMLALGAGPADQFTPAQGTDLLGFFTGVFQRIMRRWLS; encoded by the coding sequence ATGTCCCCCGATCTTCAAAACGCCGCGCCGTCCGCGCGGGAATGGCGCGACCGTATCCTGTCGCAACCCGAACTGGTGCTGGAGGATGCCGACGTGATGCGCGCGCTTCTGAAGGCGGGCGACACGCAGCGCGGATCGAACGTGGTGGACCTGCGCGGCTTGGCGATGGACCGGCTGGAGACGGAGCTGGACGCGCTGCAGGACACGCACCGCCACGTCATCGCCGCCGCCTATGAAAACGTGGCAGGCACGGCGCAGATCCACCGCGCGATCCTGCAACTTCTGGACCCGCCGTCGTTCCCCGCCCTGCTGATGACGCTGGAACACGACCTGCGCAACACGCTGCGCGTGGACACCGTCCGTCTGGTTCTGGAGACGGTGGAGGACGAACCCGACCCCGCGCTGGACAAGTTCGACGGCGTTCTGTGCACGGTGCCCGGGGGCTTCATCGCCGATTATGCGGGGCGCGAGGGGCCGGTGGTCCTGCGCCCGGCGGCGGGCGGGGTCGAGACGATCTATGGCGATCGCACGAAATGGATCGGGTCCGAGGCGCTGTTGCGTCTGGATCTGGGCCCCGGACGGCTGCCGGGGATGCTGGCCTTGGGCGCGGGCCCGGCGGATCAGTTCACGCCCGCACAGGGGACCGACCTTCTGGGCTTCTTCACGGGCGTGTTCCAACGGATCATGCGCCGCTGGCTTTCGTGA
- a CDS encoding tyrosine recombinase XerC, with product MSLAIPPAARDALVRWQAHLSGVNDAAPATVRAYAEDVTLWLDFLARHMGEGFGLARLVEVDPTDLRAWLASERARGVGSRSLARRLSAVKSFTQWLADRQGGDPSAILSARAPRYRRTLPRPLPVDAARDMLTEVAVHPEKWIAARDQAVVTLLYGCGLRISEALTLPATASPLPEVLRITGKGGKTRIVPTLPVARDAVAQYVRLCPFDLTGGPLFRGARGGALNAGIVAKAVAQARARLGLPASATPHAFRHSFATHLLERGGDLRTIQTLLGHASLSSTQTYTGVDAARMMAVYAKAHPRA from the coding sequence ATGAGCCTGGCGATCCCCCCCGCCGCGCGCGACGCGCTGGTGCGGTGGCAGGCGCATCTGTCGGGGGTCAACGACGCCGCGCCCGCCACGGTTCGCGCCTATGCCGAGGATGTGACGCTGTGGCTGGACTTTCTGGCCCGCCATATGGGCGAGGGGTTCGGCCTTGCGCGGCTGGTGGAGGTGGACCCGACCGACCTGCGCGCCTGGCTCGCCTCGGAACGGGCGCGGGGGGTCGGGTCGCGGTCGCTGGCGCGGCGGTTGTCGGCGGTGAAATCGTTCACGCAATGGCTGGCCGACCGGCAGGGCGGCGATCCCAGCGCCATCCTCTCGGCCCGCGCGCCCCGGTATCGCCGCACCCTGCCCCGCCCCCTGCCGGTGGACGCCGCCCGCGACATGCTGACCGAGGTGGCGGTGCATCCCGAAAAATGGATCGCCGCACGCGATCAGGCGGTGGTCACCCTGCTTTACGGCTGCGGGCTGCGCATATCCGAGGCGCTGACCCTGCCCGCCACCGCCTCCCCCCTGCCCGAAGTGCTGCGCATCACGGGCAAGGGCGGCAAGACGCGGATCGTGCCCACCCTGCCCGTCGCCCGCGATGCGGTGGCACAGTATGTGCGGCTGTGCCCCTTCGATCTGACCGGCGGGCCGCTGTTTCGCGGGGCGCGCGGCGGGGCGTTGAACGCGGGCATCGTGGCCAAGGCCGTGGCGCAGGCCCGGGCGCGGTTGGGGCTGCCCGCCTCGGCCACTCCGCATGCCTTTCGCCATTCCTTCGCCACGCATCTTCTGGAACGGGGGGGCGATCTCCGGACGATCCAGACGCTGCTCGGTCACGCCTCGCTTTCTTCGACGCAAACCTATACAGGGGTGGACGCCGCGCGGATGATGGCGGTCTATGCCAAGGCCCATCCCCGCGCCTGA